Proteins from one Flavobacterium sp. N2038 genomic window:
- a CDS encoding SIMPL domain-containing protein — protein sequence MKKVVLFLTIMFMTMSYGQETKQIPLINVNGEGKVKVAPDQVCISATVETKGNIAKDVKKQNDEKMDAVLKFIKKMNIPTADFRTKQVALNPQYDYEKKKTSYNATQTVEIVVKDLSKYDELMEGLVQQGINRIDRVSFESSKELQLQAEARKLAMKDAKAKAEDYVSVLGQKVGKAYTISDNTQVYRPQPMYAMKSMAMDSNGGAANETLAIGEIEITANVSVSFVLD from the coding sequence ATGAAGAAAGTAGTATTATTTTTAACAATCATGTTTATGACTATGTCTTACGGCCAGGAAACCAAACAAATACCTCTAATTAATGTTAATGGAGAAGGAAAAGTAAAAGTAGCACCTGATCAGGTTTGTATTTCAGCTACAGTTGAAACAAAAGGTAATATTGCTAAAGACGTCAAAAAGCAAAACGACGAAAAAATGGATGCAGTTTTAAAATTCATTAAAAAGATGAATATTCCAACAGCAGACTTTAGAACGAAACAAGTTGCTTTGAATCCGCAATACGATTATGAGAAAAAGAAAACTTCTTATAATGCTACCCAAACAGTAGAAATTGTAGTAAAAGATTTGTCTAAATATGATGAATTAATGGAAGGCTTAGTACAACAAGGTATTAATCGTATTGACAGAGTATCTTTTGAATCTTCAAAAGAATTACAATTACAGGCTGAAGCCAGAAAATTAGCAATGAAAGACGCTAAAGCTAAGGCTGAAGATTATGTTTCTGTATTAGGTCAAAAAGTTGGTAAAGCTTATACCATTTCTGATAATACTCAGGTTTACCGTCCGCAACCAATGTATGCTATGAAATCTATGGCAATGGATAGTAACGGTGGTGCTGCAAATGAAACATTAGCAATTGGAGAAATTGAAATTACTGCAAATGTTAGCGTAAGTTTTGTTTTAGACTAA
- a CDS encoding mechanosensitive ion channel family protein, with translation MNVNRSYLHLFALLMMLFHASISYSQTPTNKAENRAKLFEESTTDSEYLIAIEKVAEVLESAANDADFDGTTFHLFGDIKRTQSKLDLILASLKGANPNVRNQQMYRVVLKEIEQELNEQNTAINSHNENLEKIKSRIIDLRKDKTLFTLLKDTIRRKQFKTELANLKKTYLKTDSLMTKNQGILNDKKRLTVEHKIDVSNALATVETKLEKSGISILKKEYPSIWNADTATKKVVSQNIKSKIIIEENIAAYYLSYKSGGLITLLFFMGLLAWYIFRNLKYLKNNGHIENLSLFNFKYLNRGVILPVAVIGLNIAVVTNLYAPALFLELLQLLLLGVLTVIFKKDWSGNSMRNWILLLGLFTTLCFLDLFIGVGLLQRCSFIVINLFGIRYGLVQIKSMKDQLYIKAFFKWASNIFILLNVLSILYNIFGRVSLSNMLTLTAFISLTQIVALSVLLKIILEIILLQIYTTRVKRGIEKIFDYESLSDTLKKPFIIIISYMWLVVIASNLNIWESLRTSLTTLLDRPNTVGSITFTLGNIVLFFIIIWAAHLLQKYVAYFFGEIDDENEENINKRQHSKLLITRLLVLIVGYLLAVSASGMPLDKLSILLGALGVGVGLGLQNVVNNFVSGIILIFDKPIQIGDVIDISSESGRVKTMGLRTTKINAPNGAEIIIPNGNLLSQNITNWTYTDNFKLVDINIEINGDVTPDEINTIILSALESMSLVNNTKTPQIYYNSISEGKFKLQIKFWCSIYKTEETVSSAKQVLFSYFKAKGLAFLT, from the coding sequence ATGAATGTAAACAGAAGTTATCTTCACTTATTCGCCCTACTAATGATGCTATTTCATGCATCGATTTCTTATTCTCAAACACCAACCAATAAAGCAGAAAACCGTGCTAAACTTTTTGAGGAAAGTACCACAGACAGCGAATATCTAATCGCTATTGAAAAAGTAGCTGAAGTATTGGAATCGGCTGCGAACGATGCCGATTTTGACGGAACTACATTTCATCTGTTTGGTGATATTAAAAGAACTCAAAGCAAACTTGATCTGATACTAGCAAGTTTAAAAGGAGCTAATCCAAATGTGCGTAACCAACAAATGTATCGTGTTGTTCTAAAAGAAATTGAGCAGGAATTAAACGAGCAAAATACAGCCATAAATTCTCATAATGAAAATCTTGAAAAAATTAAAAGCCGTATTATTGACCTGCGCAAAGACAAAACTTTATTTACGCTATTAAAAGATACTATTCGCAGAAAGCAATTTAAAACAGAATTAGCCAATCTCAAGAAAACCTATTTAAAAACAGACAGTCTGATGACCAAAAATCAGGGTATCTTAAATGACAAAAAAAGATTGACTGTTGAACACAAAATTGACGTTTCTAATGCATTAGCAACTGTAGAAACAAAGCTTGAAAAATCGGGAATTAGTATTTTAAAGAAAGAATATCCATCAATATGGAATGCTGATACTGCTACTAAAAAAGTAGTTTCGCAAAACATTAAGTCAAAAATCATTATTGAAGAAAATATTGCCGCATATTATTTAAGTTATAAATCCGGAGGCCTTATTACGCTGCTATTTTTTATGGGATTGTTAGCCTGGTACATCTTTCGTAATTTAAAATATTTAAAGAATAATGGTCATATCGAAAATCTTTCGCTCTTTAACTTTAAATATTTAAACAGAGGAGTAATTTTACCCGTTGCTGTAATCGGTTTAAACATAGCGGTTGTCACAAATTTATATGCGCCAGCTTTATTTTTAGAGTTACTACAACTATTGCTTCTTGGTGTATTAACTGTAATATTTAAAAAGGACTGGTCAGGAAATTCAATGCGAAATTGGATTTTGCTTTTAGGATTGTTTACTACTCTTTGTTTTCTGGATCTTTTTATTGGAGTTGGACTCCTTCAGCGTTGTTCTTTTATTGTAATTAATCTTTTTGGAATACGCTATGGTTTGGTTCAGATTAAGAGTATGAAAGACCAATTATACATTAAAGCTTTTTTTAAATGGGCAAGCAACATTTTTATCCTATTAAATGTTCTCTCCATACTCTATAACATTTTTGGAAGAGTTTCCCTTTCAAACATGTTAACTTTAACTGCTTTTATATCTCTTACTCAGATAGTAGCATTAAGTGTCCTTCTTAAAATAATTTTAGAGATTATATTATTACAAATCTATACCACCAGAGTAAAACGTGGTATAGAAAAAATATTTGATTACGAGAGTTTGTCCGATACCCTAAAAAAACCTTTCATCATTATCATTAGCTATATGTGGCTGGTTGTAATCGCATCGAATCTTAATATATGGGAATCATTAAGAACTTCCCTGACCACTTTACTAGATCGTCCGAATACTGTGGGAAGCATAACCTTTACTTTGGGTAATATTGTTTTATTTTTTATAATTATTTGGGCTGCCCATTTGTTACAAAAATATGTTGCTTACTTTTTTGGAGAAATCGACGACGAAAATGAAGAAAACATTAACAAAAGGCAACATTCTAAATTACTAATCACAAGGCTTCTTGTATTAATAGTAGGATATCTTTTAGCGGTTTCAGCTTCTGGAATGCCTTTAGATAAATTAAGTATATTACTGGGAGCTTTAGGTGTGGGTGTTGGACTTGGTCTTCAAAATGTAGTAAATAATTTTGTTTCAGGAATTATTCTGATTTTTGACAAACCTATTCAAATTGGAGACGTGATTGATATCAGTTCAGAATCGGGACGCGTAAAAACTATGGGATTGCGTACCACAAAAATCAATGCTCCAAATGGCGCAGAAATTATTATTCCGAATGGTAACTTATTATCTCAAAATATTACCAACTGGACTTACACTGATAATTTTAAACTTGTGGATATTAACATCGAAATCAATGGCGATGTAACGCCAGATGAAATTAATACAATTATATTATCGGCCTTAGAAAGTATGTCTCTTGTAAACAATACAAAAACGCCACAAATATATTACAACTCTATTTCTGAAGGTAAATTTAAGTTGCAAATCAAGTTTTGGTGCAGTATTTATAAAACAGAAGAAACGGTAAGTAGTGCTAAACAAGTTTTGTTTAGTTATTTTAAAGCTAAAGGACTTGCTTTTTTGACCTAA
- a CDS encoding SusC/RagA family TonB-linked outer membrane protein encodes MKKKIERYAWLCVLLISIGVSAQETKPLIQSKLEGTVIDAITKEPVIGASVNIKGTTHGVVTNLDGKFFFQTGQKFPYTLIVSYLGYKKAEIVVNENPIRISLTQEQNALSEVVVTALGISKEKKSLGYTTQSLKNKDLVNTKESNFLNSLTGKLAGVRITNSQGDMGSSRIIIRGETSIAGNNQPLFVVDGVPVDNSQLGSTGGATRDFRNAIADLNPQDIETLTVLKGPNAAALYGSRAAHGVVLITTKSGKGQKGLGISFSSGITLSQVATLPSFQNSFGQGSNGKFSYVDGKGGGVNDGVDESWGPKLDGRLIPQFYSNGQAVPFVAHPDNVKNFFNTGLTFDNSISVAKSDEKSDFRLGVNNQKQTGTVPNSEINKTNFTISTNYELSKSIKVGVNANYIVTNAPALPGGPSGGRAAGVMLQFLWFGRQVDINDLNNDWNKNWNNSYYSNPYWNAYYNTTSQQRNRLIGDVHLDAKLAEGLNFKFRTGVDYYNDRRKYTIKYGTNGTPFGSYAEDAYTVNEQNTEGIFTYTKKLNDDFSLDALAGFNIRNHSDANNYQKAPRLAVPDLYTLTNSRDPLTSSNSLSRLRVYSAYASAQFGYKNYAFLNVTARNDWSSTLPSSNRSYFYPSVNGSVVLSEALNLKSNTLDFLKLRGGWSEVGNDADPYQLATVYNFQTAFDGNPIQTSSQKKLNENLKPETTRSTEFGLEASFWKNRLHFDVAYYNTNSLDQILEIKTTTASGYNTQLINAGKINNHGVEIQLDGNPVQTQDFKWNVAVNYSKNISKVEVLDYDKQIQNYTIGSSGGVDVLASVGQAYGALYGTAYQRDASGNIVIGANGLPKADPQKKVLGHYTPDYLAGLTNTLTYKNLEFSFLVDASVGGELFSGTNRTGNYTGVLAQTMPGRDAANGGLSYYYPANNTTNPKTLVTGGTAPTGVTVYDDGMIFNGVYADGTPNKQVISAQEYYKASYNISEAYIYSSTFVKMREIKLAYNFNKSFAKRLGLEGASITAVGRNLFFIYKDAPNIDPETAFNTGNAQGLESLALPTTRNFSLNVNLKF; translated from the coding sequence ATGAAAAAAAAAATAGAAAGATATGCATGGTTGTGTGTTTTGTTAATTTCCATAGGAGTTAGCGCGCAAGAGACGAAACCATTAATCCAGTCCAAACTAGAGGGAACAGTAATCGATGCGATAACAAAAGAGCCAGTTATAGGTGCTTCTGTAAATATCAAAGGAACAACACACGGGGTTGTAACAAATTTAGATGGAAAATTCTTTTTCCAGACAGGACAAAAATTTCCTTATACTTTAATAGTAAGTTATCTGGGATATAAAAAAGCAGAAATTGTAGTAAATGAAAATCCAATTAGAATTAGTCTTACGCAAGAACAGAATGCACTTTCAGAAGTAGTAGTTACAGCATTAGGCATTTCAAAAGAAAAAAAATCTTTAGGGTATACTACACAGTCACTTAAAAACAAGGATTTAGTAAATACAAAAGAATCAAATTTTTTGAATAGCCTTACAGGTAAACTGGCAGGAGTACGTATAACTAATTCGCAGGGAGATATGGGATCTTCACGTATCATTATTCGTGGTGAAACCTCTATTGCTGGAAATAACCAGCCTCTATTTGTGGTAGATGGTGTTCCGGTAGATAACTCGCAATTAGGAAGTACTGGTGGAGCCACTCGTGATTTTCGAAATGCAATCGCCGATTTGAATCCACAAGATATTGAAACATTGACTGTATTGAAAGGTCCTAATGCGGCCGCTCTTTATGGATCACGTGCTGCGCATGGTGTTGTTCTTATTACTACAAAATCAGGAAAAGGTCAAAAAGGGCTTGGTATTAGCTTTAGTTCTGGTATAACCCTTTCTCAGGTAGCTACTTTACCTTCTTTTCAAAATTCATTCGGACAAGGATCGAACGGAAAATTTAGCTACGTTGATGGTAAAGGAGGAGGAGTCAATGACGGAGTTGATGAAAGCTGGGGTCCAAAACTAGATGGTCGCCTTATTCCTCAATTTTATTCGAATGGTCAGGCAGTACCTTTTGTAGCTCATCCTGATAATGTAAAAAACTTTTTTAATACAGGTCTTACTTTTGATAATAGTATTTCGGTGGCTAAATCAGATGAAAAATCAGATTTTCGTTTAGGAGTAAATAATCAAAAACAAACAGGAACTGTACCTAATAGTGAGATAAACAAAACAAATTTTACTATTAGTACTAATTATGAATTATCTAAAAGTATAAAAGTAGGTGTAAATGCTAATTATATAGTTACTAATGCTCCGGCTCTTCCAGGTGGTCCTTCAGGAGGGCGTGCTGCGGGAGTAATGCTTCAGTTTCTTTGGTTCGGACGTCAGGTCGATATCAATGATCTTAACAATGACTGGAACAAAAACTGGAATAACAGTTATTACAGCAATCCATATTGGAATGCCTATTATAATACGACAAGCCAACAGCGTAATCGTTTAATTGGAGATGTTCATTTAGATGCAAAACTTGCCGAGGGACTTAATTTTAAATTCCGCACGGGAGTTGATTATTATAATGATCGTAGAAAGTACACCATTAAGTATGGTACAAATGGAACCCCTTTTGGGTCATATGCTGAAGATGCTTATACAGTTAATGAACAAAATACGGAAGGTATTTTTACTTATACCAAAAAATTAAACGATGATTTTAGTCTGGATGCACTGGCAGGATTTAATATACGTAATCATAGTGATGCAAACAATTATCAAAAAGCACCACGTTTGGCTGTGCCTGATTTATATACACTGACCAACTCGCGTGATCCGTTAACGTCATCAAATTCATTATCAAGATTAAGAGTTTATAGTGCTTATGCTTCAGCACAATTTGGATATAAAAATTATGCTTTCTTAAATGTGACTGCTCGTAATGACTGGTCATCAACATTGCCAAGTAGTAACCGTTCTTATTTTTATCCTTCTGTTAATGGAAGTGTGGTATTATCTGAAGCTTTGAATCTAAAAAGCAATACGCTGGATTTCTTAAAATTGCGCGGAGGATGGTCTGAAGTAGGTAATGATGCAGATCCGTACCAATTAGCAACAGTTTATAATTTTCAAACTGCATTCGACGGAAATCCTATTCAGACTTCTTCGCAAAAGAAACTTAATGAAAATCTGAAACCAGAAACAACCCGTTCTACAGAATTTGGCTTAGAAGCTTCTTTTTGGAAAAACAGATTGCATTTTGATGTTGCTTATTATAACACCAATAGTTTGGATCAGATTCTGGAGATAAAAACTACTACTGCCAGTGGTTATAATACACAGTTAATCAATGCAGGTAAAATAAATAACCATGGTGTAGAAATTCAATTAGATGGTAATCCGGTTCAAACTCAGGATTTCAAATGGAACGTAGCTGTAAATTATTCAAAGAATATTAGTAAAGTAGAGGTTTTGGATTATGATAAACAGATTCAAAACTATACAATTGGATCTTCAGGAGGTGTTGATGTATTGGCGTCAGTAGGTCAGGCTTATGGAGCACTTTACGGTACAGCTTATCAACGTGATGCAAGTGGAAATATAGTAATAGGAGCAAACGGGTTACCAAAAGCTGATCCGCAAAAGAAGGTATTAGGGCATTATACTCCGGATTATTTAGCTGGTCTTACGAATACATTAACCTATAAAAATCTTGAGTTTTCATTCCTGGTTGATGCCAGTGTAGGAGGTGAGCTTTTCTCAGGAACAAACAGAACAGGAAATTATACGGGTGTATTGGCTCAAACGATGCCTGGTCGTGATGCTGCCAATGGTGGATTAAGTTACTATTATCCGGCAAACAATACCACTAATCCCAAGACACTAGTAACAGGAGGGACTGCCCCAACTGGAGTAACAGTATATGATGATGGAATGATTTTTAATGGCGTGTATGCTGACGGAACTCCAAACAAACAGGTGATTAGTGCACAGGAATATTACAAAGCATCATACAATATCAGTGAAGCTTACATCTATAGTTCAACTTTTGTAAAAATGAGAGAAATAAAACTGGCTTACAATTTCAATAAGTCATTTGCTAAGAGACTGGGATTAGAAGGAGCAAGCATTACTGCAGTTGGTCGTAATCTGTTTTTTATCTATAAAGATGCACCAAATATTGATCCTGAAACAGCTTTCAATACTGGAAATGCACAAGGCTTAGAGAGTTTAGCTTTGCCAACGACAAGGAATTTTAGCCTTAATGTTAACCTTAAATTTTAA